CTTAAGGGCGCCAGAACAAGGTTAGCTTTTGCGGGTCTCCCTCTTTAAGGACGATACCTCGCTTTAGTAACCTGCCTTGATAGCTTGCCTCAAGCGTATATTGACCTGAAGGTGCATGAAGAAGCATCAAGGGGCCATCGCATACGGTCTCTAAAAGAATTTGTTGTTTGTCGTTGAGCACACGAATATCGACACCCGCAATCCAAACACCGCGCCCACTACTATCAATCTCCGACATCTCTATGAGTAATGGCCACTTTTTAGCGGCTGCAAAGATGGCACTCGACTCATCACTACCAATACCGCCCGTAATGAATGTGATATTTCCTTGCGCTTTACTGGGTGGTAGCTGAGCAAGGCTGGGGCCAGATAGAAAACCGGCACAAACAATTAGGCATTGAATTAGGAATTGACGCATCAATCATCTCCTCACAGATCGCGGCTATTTCATGTTCTTTTCTAAAGTTGGTTATGAACCCACTGAATTCCAGCATTTGCACTTGATGCTAGACGATAAGGCAATCAAGAAGTAACTAATGATCCCGATGGTAAAAAGAGTTGCGTCTTGAGAATCAAAGTACATTAACAAGCCAATAATGGTTATAGCAACAGCCAGACAACTGAGTATGGTTTTAGCGAACATGGCTCCTCCAATAATGAATGATTAAGTATAAAAGTGATTTAGGAATTCGAATAGGGCTGAACGATCTCTATGCCCTAAACATGAAATACACGGCACCTAATAAACACAACCCCGCCCAGAGGTAATCCGTCTTAAATGGCTCGCCCATATAAATGATTGCAAATGGTATGAATACACTCAATGTAATGACCTCTTGGGCAATTTTTAATTGGCCAAGGGAGAAATACTCATAGCCGATTCGATTGGCAGGAACTTGTAAGACGTACTCAAAAAATGCGATTCCCCAGCTCACAAAGACAGCGATCCACCAGGGTTTAGCACTTAGGTCTTTTAGGTGGGCATACCAAGCAAAGGTCATGAATACATTCGACAGAATTAAAAGCCCAATGAATGAAAAGGGGCCAGTTAGGGAGCTAAATGTGGGCATTTGGCAATTCTCAACGGTTAGAAAGACTTCACTTTACTAAAATCGGCTGACTTTTTGATCTAGCGCAAATTGTCAAAGTCACCTCTTGCTAGACTGAGGCCAATTCGAGGTGAAAATGCGACTTCTATTATTTTGTGAACAAACTGGTGCTCGTCTAGACCCCAAACAGTCGGCTGCGGTGTGTGCCGCTGCACATCACTGCAAGTCTCTCACGAACTGCCCATTGATACCCAAGCCACAAGAGACGAATCACAAAGCAAGTTCTTTCCAGCCGATTAATACTTCCTCGTAAGATAAAACTGTTTACACTCTCTATGAACGGAGAGAGCTCAAATGCGAATGGTTTTGTATCTATTACTTGCGTTAATCCCAATTGCAATGGTTTATTCACGCCTGTTGGATCGCTCAAAATTACGGGATTTTTTTATTGCCATTTCGTATCTAAGCATGATGGCATGGGCATTTTTGTTTGCCCTTGTCTTAGAAATGCTACTTCGGATTCCAGTCAAATATTCAGTAGCCATTTTGGCAATCGTGATGGCTTATGCGCATTTTCGTACCATCACTTACTTACAGAAAAAACGGCAGGGGAACTAGTTAGTCCTTACCATCTTTGTTTTCAAGCCTGATTTGCATTTCCTCGTCTTGGGGCGTTTCAAGATTTAAGGGCATGTGTACCATCTTTTCACCATCCCATTTTTGACCACACCAGCACTCTCCAGCGTCATTGATGATACAAACACCGGATCCACAACAACGGTTATCCGACTTTGTCATAGTTTCACCTCATTGATTTAGTCTTCAACCACTTCCCAGGTACTATCGCCCAACTTACGGACTACTTGGCAAAAAGACCAACCCGCTGGTACACCACAACTCCACTCGCTCGGAGAGTTCTGAACTAAACGATAGGAACCCAGGCTCTGGTCTTGGTATAGATAATATTTTTTTCCATAAACTGGACTAAAACTAAACTTAGCCGCATGAACCATTTCAGTTGCATCTAAGCGGGCTTGCAGCGCTTTTGCTTGGCGCATCAAAACCGCAGCCTGCTCCATGATGCGCTCGTATTCTTGATTAGCATGCGCTCTAGCAACATTGATAGCCTTGTCTTTTTCTTCACGAATTGGAACGGGTGCAAACTTAGGTGCGCCCACTTCCATAGGGTATTCAATGGCGTTATGACGGTCTGGATCGGTATCTTCAATGCGCATAATCACTGAATTCTAGTGGTTTATCACTAAAATCACAGGGCTCAACCTAGGGTTTTTAATTACTGATAAATCTGTATAGTGAAATTGACAGTCTTACGCTTAAATAAGCACTGATTTATTTCCTTTGAATTTAAGCCCCGCAAGGGGCTTCTTTTTTAGGCCTACTTCTCGACAAAGGCCCTCTCAAAGACGTAATCGCCCAACTCTCCGGAGGATGGTGAAACCTTAAACCCGCGCTGATCCAATAATTCACTGGTTTCTTTGAGCATCGCGGGGCTGCCACAGATCATGGCACGATCCACCGCAGGATTGAGCTGTGGCAATCCAATATCGGTAAATAGTTTTCCAGATTCAATCGCGGTAGTTAGGCGACCAGTATGGGAATATGCTTCGCGTGTGACCGTGGGGTAATAAATCAGTTGATTGCGCACCAACTCTCCCAAAAACTCATCATTGGGTAATTCTTTCGTAAGGTACTCTTGGTACGCAAGCTCACTCACCACCCGCACACCGTGAACTAAAACAATCTTTTCAAACCGTTCGTAGGTCTCTGGATCGCGAATAATGCTCAAAAACGGAGCTAATCCGGTTCCAGTACTAAATAAATACAAATGCTTTCCTGGATTTAGATCATCAATTACCAATGTGCCGACGGATTTCTCACTCACGAGAATTGAGTCACCCACCTGAATGTGCTGCAGTCGCGAAGTTAATGGGCCATTGGGAACTTTGATGCTGAAGAACTCGAGGTGCTCAGCATAATTTGGGCTCACCACACTATAGGCACGAGCTAAAGGCTTACCATCCACCTCAAGACCAATCATTAGGAAATGGCCATTACGAAAACGTAATCCTCTATTTCGGGTGGTAGTAAAACTAAATAAACTTTCGTTCCAGTGTTTGACAGAGAGCACGCGCTCTGTTTGATAGGTGGCCATAACTATTCGGGTGTTCGCATATAAGAATCAATCCATCCATTGTAATGAATGGTCTTACAGCGCCGGATAGTCGGTATATCCCTTTTCATTACCGCCATAGAATGTGGCGCGTTGATAGGGGTTTAATGGAGCGTTTAATTCAAACCGTTTTGGTAAATCGGGATTGGCAATAAACAACCTACCAAAGGCAATGGCATCAGCCTCGCCATCGGCAAGCGCTTTCTCAGCGCTCGCTTGATCAAAGCCCCCAGCCAAAACCACCTTACCCGTGAACAAAGAACGAAATAATTGACCTGTACGCGGCGCGTCAGCTACTAGTTGATCATTGCCCCCAGCCGTCGTTGCGCGTGGTTCAATCAAATGCAGATAAGAAAGATTAAATGGATTGAGTGCATTGATCAGGTGAGCAAATAAACCTTTCGGATCGGAATCGGCAATGTCGTTAAATGTGCCGTATGGTGACAAACGGATTCCCACCCGACCACTACCCCATACCGGAATGATTGCCTCGAGTATTTCCAATACCAACTTACAACGATTTGCAATTGAACCACCATACGCATCCGTGCGCTGATTGGTGCGATCTTGCAAAAATTGGTCGAGTAAATAGCCATTGGCAGCATGCAGTTCAACGCCATCAAATCCGGCCGCTTTAGCCTGCTCGGCAGCGTGCACATAATCGGCCTTCAACTGCCCAATCTCTTCGAGTGTTAATGCTCTTGGGGTTTCGTACTCGGCCAAGGACCACGATGCGGTGTAAACCTTACCCGCCGGTTGAATTGCTGATGGAGCAACAGGCAATCCCTCATCCGGGTGCAGTGAGGAGTGAGAAATTCGTCCAACATGCCATAACTGCAAAACGATCTTGCCACCCCGAGCATGCACAGCATCGGTAACCGTCCGCCATGCCGCCACCTGCGCATCACTATAAATACCGGGGGTTGCTGGATACCCTTTTCCCAAAGGAGAGATCTGCGTCGCTTCGCTAATAATGAGTCCTGCTGAGGCACGCTGAGCATAGTACTCGGCTGCCAAGGGTCCCGGTACTCCGTCATCACTCGCTCGCATCCGAGTGAGCGGTGCCATCAAGATTCGATTTTCAAGAGAGAGTAAGCCAAGTGTGACGGGGGTAAATAAATTCATTGCCAACCTTTATTAAGTTCCATGTAAAGTGTGGATTTTATAGGCTATCCATATAATTTTCTGATGAACACAACAGCAAAATTTCAGGCGGGCGACCAATTAATTCATCTCAAGTCAGGCGGCCTCTATCGCGTGATTGGCCTGGGTAAGATAGAAGCTAATCTCGAAGATGTATATATCTATGAGGCGATGCGTAACCAAACCTTATGGGTTCGGCCCAAAGCTGAAATGGAAGATGGCCGCTTTGTAAGGCAAATTGGATAACGATTCGATGTTTTTAGATGAGCACGATTTACAAACGTCCACTAAGATCGATGCCCTAGAGGCAAAGTATCGTGAGATTGAGGCGTTCACGCGTAATCTATTTGCCGATATGAATGATGCTGAACGAAATCGTCTTGAGGCCATCAAGCATCGATTTGAAGAGCTCAAGCTTACTCTGTTCCAAAACTCAGACCATCTGTTGAGCCAAGCTAAGCATCCTGATTCAGGTTGCGCACAAAAGGCATTGCGCGAGGCGCAACTCAATATGATGTTTGATTGGGAACAATTTGGGCTAACCGAGGACATGTTTTTTAAGTTGTATCAATGCCATCGTAATCAACTAACCGGCGATGCTGATCTCAAAGCTCGAGCTACTTTAATTGAACAGATATTAACAATTGAAACTAATCTCACCTTGCTATTTAAGACTCGCCAAATTTCTTCATGATCATTCGTAAGCTCTTTCTTATTCTCGCTTGCTGCCTAGTAACTGGAATAGCAAATGCGCAAACGACGTATGTCGTTGTAGCGGCAAACATGAAAGATGCATTTATTGAGATTCAAAATCAATTTCAGAAAGAGAATAAAAGTGATCTAAAGGTCATCTATGGCTCCTCCGGAAACTTTGCTTCGCAGATCATGAACGGCGCCCCGTTCCATTTATTTATCTCAGCCGATGAACAATACCCCCTTGAATTATTCAAAAAGGGAAAGACAGTAAACGAAGGTGCTGTCTATGCAATTGGTAAATTAGCTCTAATTGCGAGTAGGAACAAAGGTATCGCTCTTGATGACTCTAGAGAAAGAATTGCAGATGCAATTAAGAAAGCAAACAAGATTGCGCTTGCAAAACCAGAACTTGCGCCCTATGGTCGCGCTAGCGTTGAGTATCTAAAAGCCATCAATTTATGGGAACTAGCAAATACGAAGATTGTGTATGCCGATAATATTGCGATGGCAGCAATGTTTGTAACGACTGGCTCTGCTGATATTGGCTTTACAGCACTCTCCATCGCCAAATCTCCTTCAGTTACTAAGCAGGTCTCTTCCGCTGAGCTAAATGATGGTTATCAGCCAATTAAACAACGTATGGTGCTCATTAAAAATCCGACGCCTGATGCAGTTCGTCTTTATGAGTTTATGCGCACACCTAAAGCAAAAGAGATATTGCGCTCTTATGGATATTCAATTTCAAATTGAAACGTGGTGGACTTGATCAATAAAGCCAGGATAAGCCGCGATGGATTTAAATATTAAGCGCGCTTCTGTACAAATACCGGAATTGCTTCTGCGATAGAAAAGATTTTTTCATCATTAGAAAAAATGGCTTCAGAGCTGCTTTGATTAAATAAATTTATATTTAATTTGTCACCGCATTTTTTGGCTACTTCAATTAAATCGTCAATATTTTCATGAAAAGCGTAAATGTTGCCATTTTCAAGATGATTGAGCTGGTTGACAGAAAATCCGGTTAATGATGAAAGCGACTGAATGCTTAGTCCACAAGTAATCCTCGCTTTATGGACAGTGCCTCCTATTTCTTTTGCTTTGCGAATGCTTACTAACGTTGCCATGATGCATTAAAGTGTTTAATAAAATTAAATCTTCTACTTCAACAACTTAGTTGTCTATTCGCTTCTAGTCTAATAGTAATACTACCTAGATTTAGTGCTTAACGACGTGAAAACCACTGGTGATCGTCTTTGAAAATTAACATTATGCTGACCACTTCCCTGCACGCACCTTAAAAGACTAGAGCGTTGCTAACAAGTTAGCCTCATGAAGGCTGCGAAAAAATGTGCGCTGATTGTGTATGCGAAATCCATGACCATCTGATTTTGACGTGTCATTTAAATCGACAAATTAATCGTAGTGTGTCCACATCCTCAAAATGCGCACAGTCTTCTCTTTACGAAAAACCTCGTAAACTAAACGATGTTGAATATTAATTCTGCGAGAACAAGCACCTTTTAAATCCCCCACCAACTTTTCGTATGGCGGTGGATTTTGAAGTGGATCTTCTTCTAATAGATCTAATAATGACTGGGCTTTATCTCTTAATCCAGCGGTTGAGAGTTTTTTGGCATCTTTTAGGGCGTACTTGGAATAGACTAAATTCCAAGTTACCACTTTAATGTCCTTTTACTCTTAGCCAAAGGCTCAGCCATTGATTCCTTAATAGACTCACGCATTCCTGGAATAGCTAATAGGTATAGTGTTTCCTGAATTGCGCTCCAGTCTTCTTCAGAAATTAAAACGGCATTACTGCGCTTACCTGAAATAAGCACTGGCTTATGTGTTTCTGCGGTTTGATCAATTAAGCGATATAAACCTGCTCGCGCTTCACTTGCGGTTAATGTGGTCATGATTGAACTCCTTTCCAACATGGTACGTAAAAACGTACGCTTTGTCAATCGATCGATTGTGATTTTTGGTAGCCTTGAGCGGAATCGACCATGGCTGAGGATGCCTGACTCTTACTCTAGACTGTCTTTTTAAACGACATATCCCCAAACCGCACGGATGAGATATTCCCCAGTTTGAGCTTGACTGGCTCTTAAGGCCTTTTACCTTATAATTCCCAGTTCGGCGAGTTAGCTCAGCTGGTTAGAGCAACAAAATTTTACGATCTTATTTTCATAAAACTTAACAATATCCTTTCACAATCTTTCGCCTTGAGGCGCCTTATCAGATAGCCCTCTTTGCAATTCCTTAGATTTTGTATGGATACTTTTCTACTGCATGAGTGGCAATTGAAATTAGTCCATTATTTCTAAAGGACTTAATCAATTATGACTAATCTAAATACTATCCACATTATTGCCACTACCTTATTTGGGATTGCAGTGCTGCATACTTTTTTTGCTTTCTATTTTGAGGGACTTGCTGATCGTTCTCAAAATCACACTGGGTTATTTCATCTTTTGGGTGAGGTGGAGGCCGTTTTTGGTTTTTGGGCCTTAGTACTGGTTATTTTCATGGCTTTCATTCATGGCAGTACGAGACCAGCTATTAGCTATTTAGAGTCGAGAAACTATACGGAGCCACTTTTTGTTTTTGCCATTATGGTTATTGCGGCCAGTAAGCCTATTTTGTATACCTCTAAAACCATTGTTCTAGCCCTGTCAAAACTTCTTGAAAAATTGTTCAAATTGCCAACGGCAATTGCTAACTATTTTGTTACCCTTAGCGGCCTTCCCATCTTGGGTTCGTTTATTACGGAGCCGGCTGCGATGACTTTGGCTGCTTTTTTACTACGCGATACTATCTTCTCAAAAACGAGTTCAACTAAATTAATGTACCTCACAATAGCGGTTTTATTTGTGAATATTTCTATTGGCGGAGCTTTGACTAGTTTTGCTGCTCCCCCTATTTTGATGGTGTCAGCCGCTTGGGATTGGGATACTGCATACGTCTTTCAGACCTTTGGAATCAAAGCAACCATTGCGGTCTTGGTGAACGCCCTTCTTGTAACGATAGTTATCCACAAAGAATTACCAAAAGTTTCATCTGCACATCACCAGGATCAAATGCCTTTATGGGTTGTCCTCACTCATTTAATCTTTCTTTTGGCAGTCATTGTTTTTGCTCACCATCCGGTGATGTTTATGGGGATTTTCCTCTTTTTCTTAGGCTACACCCATGCTTACAGTTCCTATCAATCTCCGTTGATTCTTAAAGAAGCACTCATGGTGGCATTTTTCTTGGCGGGCCTTGTGGTATTGGGAGGCTTACAACAGTGGTGGCTCCAACCGTTACTAAATGACATG
This genomic window from Polynucleobacter sp. MWH-UH24A contains:
- a CDS encoding ferredoxin--NADP reductase, coding for MATYQTERVLSVKHWNESLFSFTTTRNRGLRFRNGHFLMIGLEVDGKPLARAYSVVSPNYAEHLEFFSIKVPNGPLTSRLQHIQVGDSILVSEKSVGTLVIDDLNPGKHLYLFSTGTGLAPFLSIIRDPETYERFEKIVLVHGVRVVSELAYQEYLTKELPNDEFLGELVRNQLIYYPTVTREAYSHTGRLTTAIESGKLFTDIGLPQLNPAVDRAMICGSPAMLKETSELLDQRGFKVSPSSGELGDYVFERAFVEK
- a CDS encoding alkene reductase yields the protein MNLFTPVTLGLLSLENRILMAPLTRMRASDDGVPGPLAAEYYAQRASAGLIISEATQISPLGKGYPATPGIYSDAQVAAWRTVTDAVHARGGKIVLQLWHVGRISHSSLHPDEGLPVAPSAIQPAGKVYTASWSLAEYETPRALTLEEIGQLKADYVHAAEQAKAAGFDGVELHAANGYLLDQFLQDRTNQRTDAYGGSIANRCKLVLEILEAIIPVWGSGRVGIRLSPYGTFNDIADSDPKGLFAHLINALNPFNLSYLHLIEPRATTAGGNDQLVADAPRTGQLFRSLFTGKVVLAGGFDQASAEKALADGEADAIAFGRLFIANPDLPKRFELNAPLNPYQRATFYGGNEKGYTDYPAL
- a CDS encoding Txe/YoeB family addiction module toxin, translating into MVTWNLVYSKYALKDAKKLSTAGLRDKAQSLLDLLEEDPLQNPPPYEKLVGDLKGACSRRINIQHRLVYEVFRKEKTVRILRMWTHYD
- a CDS encoding RodZ family helix-turn-helix domain-containing protein, with translation MATLVSIRKAKEIGGTVHKARITCGLSIQSLSSLTGFSVNQLNHLENGNIYAFHENIDDLIEVAKKCGDKLNINLFNQSSSEAIFSNDEKIFSIAEAIPVFVQKRA
- a CDS encoding type II toxin-antitoxin system Phd/YefM family antitoxin, encoding MTTLTASEARAGLYRLIDQTAETHKPVLISGKRSNAVLISEEDWSAIQETLYLLAIPGMRESIKESMAEPLAKSKRTLKW
- a CDS encoding DUF1653 domain-containing protein, translating into MNTTAKFQAGDQLIHLKSGGLYRVIGLGKIEANLEDVYIYEAMRNQTLWVRPKAEMEDGRFVRQIG
- a CDS encoding carboxypeptidase regulatory-like domain-containing protein yields the protein MRQFLIQCLIVCAGFLSGPSLAQLPPSKAQGNITFITGGIGSDESSAIFAAAKKWPLLIEMSEIDSSGRGVWIAGVDIRVLNDKQQILLETVCDGPLMLLHAPSGQYTLEASYQGRLLKRGIVLKEGDPQKLTLFWRP
- a CDS encoding putative Na+/H+ antiporter, coding for MTNLNTIHIIATTLFGIAVLHTFFAFYFEGLADRSQNHTGLFHLLGEVEAVFGFWALVLVIFMAFIHGSTRPAISYLESRNYTEPLFVFAIMVIAASKPILYTSKTIVLALSKLLEKLFKLPTAIANYFVTLSGLPILGSFITEPAAMTLAAFLLRDTIFSKTSSTKLMYLTIAVLFVNISIGGALTSFAAPPILMVSAAWDWDTAYVFQTFGIKATIAVLVNALLVTIVIHKELPKVSSAHHQDQMPLWVVLTHLIFLLAVIVFAHHPVMFMGIFLFFLGYTHAYSSYQSPLILKEALMVAFFLAGLVVLGGLQQWWLQPLLNDMSNTAVFYGAIALTAITDNAALTYLGSLVEGTTEEFRYALVAGALAGGGLTVIANAPNPAGLAILKDYFPQKAISALKLLLAALPPTAIAIVAFKVL
- a CDS encoding DMT family protein, coding for MPTFSSLTGPFSFIGLLILSNVFMTFAWYAHLKDLSAKPWWIAVFVSWGIAFFEYVLQVPANRIGYEYFSLGQLKIAQEVITLSVFIPFAIIYMGEPFKTDYLWAGLCLLGAVYFMFRA
- a CDS encoding DUF2452 domain-containing protein translates to MRIEDTDPDRHNAIEYPMEVGAPKFAPVPIREEKDKAINVARAHANQEYERIMEQAAVLMRQAKALQARLDATEMVHAAKFSFSPVYGKKYYLYQDQSLGSYRLVQNSPSEWSCGVPAGWSFCQVVRKLGDSTWEVVED
- the modA gene encoding molybdate ABC transporter substrate-binding protein, producing the protein MIIRKLFLILACCLVTGIANAQTTYVVVAANMKDAFIEIQNQFQKENKSDLKVIYGSSGNFASQIMNGAPFHLFISADEQYPLELFKKGKTVNEGAVYAIGKLALIASRNKGIALDDSRERIADAIKKANKIALAKPELAPYGRASVEYLKAINLWELANTKIVYADNIAMAAMFVTTGSADIGFTALSIAKSPSVTKQVSSAELNDGYQPIKQRMVLIKNPTPDAVRLYEFMRTPKAKEILRSYGYSISN